One window from the genome of Microcebus murinus isolate Inina chromosome X, M.murinus_Inina_mat1.0, whole genome shotgun sequence encodes:
- the ZFX gene encoding zinc finger X-chromosomal protein isoform X2 produces the protein MDGDQIVVEVQETVFVSDVVDSDITVHNFVPDDPDSVVIQDVIEDVVIEDVQCPDIMEEADVTETVIIPEQVLDSDVTEEVSLAHCTVPDDVLASDITSASISMPEHVLTSESIHVSDVGHVEHVVHDSVVEAEIVTDPLTTDVVSEEVLVADCASEAVIDANGIPVDQQDDDKGNCEDYLMISLDDAGKIEHDGSSGMTIDAESEIDPCKVDGTCPEVIKVYIFKADPGEDDLGGTVDIVESEPENDHGVELLEQSSSIRVPREKMVYMTVNDSQQEDEDLNVAEIADEVYMEVIVGEEDAAAAAAAAAVHEQQMDDNEIKTFMPIAWAAAYGNNSDGIENRNGTASALLHIDESAGLGRLAKQKPKKRRRPDSRQYQTAIIIGPDGHPLTVYPCMICGKKFKSRGFLKRHMKNHPEHLTKKKYRCTDCDYTTNKKISLHNHLESHKLTSKAEKAIECDECGKHFSHAGALFTHKMVHKEKGANKMHKCKFCEYETAEQGLLNRHLLAVHSKNFPHICVECGKGFRHPSELKKHMRIHTGEKPYQCQYCEYRSADSSNLKTHVKTKHSKEMPFKCDICLLTFSDTKEVQQHALIHQESKTHQCLHCDHKSSNSSDLKRHIISVHTKDYPHKCDMCDKGFHRPSELKKHVAAHKGKKMHQCRHCDFKIADPFVLSRHILSVHTKDLPFRCKRCRKGFRQQNELKKHMKTHSGRKVYQCEYCEYSTTDASGFKRHVISIHTKDYPHRCEYCKKGFRRPSEKNQHIMRHHKEVGLP, from the exons ATGGATGGTGATCAAATCGTAGTGGAAGTGCAAGAAACTGTTTTTGTTTCAGATGTTGTGGATTCAGACATAACTGTGCATAACTTTGTTCCTGATGACCCAGACTCAGTTGTAATCCAAGATGTTATTGAGGACGTTGTTATAGAAGATGTTCAATGCCCAGATATCATGGAAGAAGCAGATGTAACCGAAACGGTCATCATTCCTGAGCAAGTGCTGGACTCAGATGTAACCGAAGAAGTTTCTTTAGCACATTGCACAGTCCCAGATGATGTTTTAGCTTCTGACATTACTTCAGCCTCAATATCTATGCCAGAACATGTCTTGACAAGTGAATCTATACATGTGTCTGACGTTGGGCATGTTGAACATGTGGTCCATGATAGTGTAGTAGAAGCAGAAATCGTCACTGATCCTCTGACCACTGATGTAGTTTCAGAAGAAGTATTGGTAGCAGACTGTGCCTCTGAAGCAGTCATAGATGCCAACGGGATCCCTGTGGACCAGCAAGATGATGACAAAGGCAACTGTGAAGACTACCTTATGATTTCCT tgGATGATGCTGGCAAAATAGAACACGACGGTTCCTCCGGAATGACCATAGATGCAGAGTCAGAAATTGATCCTTGTAAAGTGGATGGCACTTGCCCTGAAGTCATCaaagtgtacatttttaaagctGACCCTGGAGAGGATGACTTAG GTGGAACAGTAGACATTGTGGAGAGTGAGCCTGAGAATGATCATGGAGTTGAACTGCTTGAGCAGAGCAGCAGTATTCGTGTTCCCAGGGAAAAAATGGTTTATATGACTGTCAATGACTCTCAACAAGAAGATGAAGATTTAA ATGTTGCCGAAATTGCTGATGAAGTTTATATGGAAGTGATCGTAGGAGAGGAGGATGCTGCAGCCGCAGCTGCAGCCGCTGCCGTGCACGAGCAGCAAATGGATGACAATGAAATCAAAACCTTCATGCCGATTGCATGGGCAGCAGCTTATG GTAATAATTCTGATGGAATTGAAAACCGGAATGGCACTGCAAGTGCCCTCTTGcacatagatgagtctgctggcCTCGGCAGACTGgctaaacaaaaaccaaagaaaaggagaagaccTGATTCCAGGCAGTACCAAACAG CAATAATTATTGGCCCTGATGGACATCCTTTGACTGTCTATCCTTGCATGATTTGTGGGAAGAAGTTTAAGTCGAGAGGTTTTTTGAAAAGGCACATGAAAAACCATCCTGAACACCTTACCAAGAAGAAGTACCGCTGTACTGACTGTGACTACACTACCAACAAGAAGATAAGTTTACACAACCACCTGGAGAGCCACAAGCTGACCAGCAAGGCAGAGAAGGCCATTGAATGCGATGAGTGTGGGAAGCATTTCTCTCATGCTGGGGCTTTATTTACTCACAAAATGGTGCATAAGGAAAAAGGAGCCAACAAAATGCACAAGTGTAAATTCTGTGAATATGAGACAGCTGAACAAGGGTTATTGAATCGCCACCTTTTGGCAGTCCACAGCAAGAACTTTCCTCATATTTGTGTGGAGTGCGGTAAAGGTTTTCGTCACCCGTCAGAGCTCAAAAAGCACATGCGAATCCATACCGGGGAGAAACCATACCAATGCCAGTACTGCGAATATAGGTCTGCAGACTCTTCTAACTTGAAAACACACGTTAAAACTAAGCATAGTAAAGAGATGCCATTCAAGTGTGACATTTGTCTTCTGACTTTCTCAGATACCAAAGAGGTGCAGCAACATGCTCTTATCCACCAAGAAAGCAAAACACACCAGTGTTTGCATTGTGACCACAAGAGTTCGAACTCAAGTGATTTGAAACGACACATAATTTCAGTTCACACAAAGGACTACCCCCATAAGTGTGACATGTGTGATAAAGGCTTTCATAGGCCTTCAGAACTCAAGAAACACGTGGCTGCCCACAAGGGTAAAAAAATGCACCAGTGTAGACATTGTGACTTTAAGATTGCAGATCCATTTGTTCTAAGTCGCCATATTCTCTCGGTTCACACCAAGGATCTTCCATTTAGGTGTAAGAGATGTAGAAAGGGATTTAGGCAACAGAATGAGCTTAAAAAGCATATGAAGACACATAGTGGCAGGAAAGTGTATCAGTGTGAGTACTGTGAGTATAGCACTACAGACGCCTCAGGCTTTAAGCGGCACGTTATTTCCATTCATACAAAAGACTATCCTCACCGGTGTGAGTACTGCAAGAAAGGGTTCCGACGACCTTCAGAAAAGAACCAGCACATAATGCGACATCATAAAGAAGTTGGCCTGCCCTAA
- the ZFX gene encoding zinc finger X-chromosomal protein isoform X1, with translation MDEDGLELHPQGPNSFFDATGADAAHMDGDQIVVEVQETVFVSDVVDSDITVHNFVPDDPDSVVIQDVIEDVVIEDVQCPDIMEEADVTETVIIPEQVLDSDVTEEVSLAHCTVPDDVLASDITSASISMPEHVLTSESIHVSDVGHVEHVVHDSVVEAEIVTDPLTTDVVSEEVLVADCASEAVIDANGIPVDQQDDDKGNCEDYLMISLDDAGKIEHDGSSGMTIDAESEIDPCKVDGTCPEVIKVYIFKADPGEDDLGGTVDIVESEPENDHGVELLEQSSSIRVPREKMVYMTVNDSQQEDEDLNVAEIADEVYMEVIVGEEDAAAAAAAAAVHEQQMDDNEIKTFMPIAWAAAYGNNSDGIENRNGTASALLHIDESAGLGRLAKQKPKKRRRPDSRQYQTAIIIGPDGHPLTVYPCMICGKKFKSRGFLKRHMKNHPEHLTKKKYRCTDCDYTTNKKISLHNHLESHKLTSKAEKAIECDECGKHFSHAGALFTHKMVHKEKGANKMHKCKFCEYETAEQGLLNRHLLAVHSKNFPHICVECGKGFRHPSELKKHMRIHTGEKPYQCQYCEYRSADSSNLKTHVKTKHSKEMPFKCDICLLTFSDTKEVQQHALIHQESKTHQCLHCDHKSSNSSDLKRHIISVHTKDYPHKCDMCDKGFHRPSELKKHVAAHKGKKMHQCRHCDFKIADPFVLSRHILSVHTKDLPFRCKRCRKGFRQQNELKKHMKTHSGRKVYQCEYCEYSTTDASGFKRHVISIHTKDYPHRCEYCKKGFRRPSEKNQHIMRHHKEVGLP, from the exons ATGGATGAAGATGGACTTGAATTACATCCACAAGGGCCAAACTCATTTTTTGATGCAACAG gagctgATGCTGCACACATGGATGGTGATCAAATCGTAGTGGAAGTGCAAGAAACTGTTTTTGTTTCAGATGTTGTGGATTCAGACATAACTGTGCATAACTTTGTTCCTGATGACCCAGACTCAGTTGTAATCCAAGATGTTATTGAGGACGTTGTTATAGAAGATGTTCAATGCCCAGATATCATGGAAGAAGCAGATGTAACCGAAACGGTCATCATTCCTGAGCAAGTGCTGGACTCAGATGTAACCGAAGAAGTTTCTTTAGCACATTGCACAGTCCCAGATGATGTTTTAGCTTCTGACATTACTTCAGCCTCAATATCTATGCCAGAACATGTCTTGACAAGTGAATCTATACATGTGTCTGACGTTGGGCATGTTGAACATGTGGTCCATGATAGTGTAGTAGAAGCAGAAATCGTCACTGATCCTCTGACCACTGATGTAGTTTCAGAAGAAGTATTGGTAGCAGACTGTGCCTCTGAAGCAGTCATAGATGCCAACGGGATCCCTGTGGACCAGCAAGATGATGACAAAGGCAACTGTGAAGACTACCTTATGATTTCCT tgGATGATGCTGGCAAAATAGAACACGACGGTTCCTCCGGAATGACCATAGATGCAGAGTCAGAAATTGATCCTTGTAAAGTGGATGGCACTTGCCCTGAAGTCATCaaagtgtacatttttaaagctGACCCTGGAGAGGATGACTTAG GTGGAACAGTAGACATTGTGGAGAGTGAGCCTGAGAATGATCATGGAGTTGAACTGCTTGAGCAGAGCAGCAGTATTCGTGTTCCCAGGGAAAAAATGGTTTATATGACTGTCAATGACTCTCAACAAGAAGATGAAGATTTAA ATGTTGCCGAAATTGCTGATGAAGTTTATATGGAAGTGATCGTAGGAGAGGAGGATGCTGCAGCCGCAGCTGCAGCCGCTGCCGTGCACGAGCAGCAAATGGATGACAATGAAATCAAAACCTTCATGCCGATTGCATGGGCAGCAGCTTATG GTAATAATTCTGATGGAATTGAAAACCGGAATGGCACTGCAAGTGCCCTCTTGcacatagatgagtctgctggcCTCGGCAGACTGgctaaacaaaaaccaaagaaaaggagaagaccTGATTCCAGGCAGTACCAAACAG CAATAATTATTGGCCCTGATGGACATCCTTTGACTGTCTATCCTTGCATGATTTGTGGGAAGAAGTTTAAGTCGAGAGGTTTTTTGAAAAGGCACATGAAAAACCATCCTGAACACCTTACCAAGAAGAAGTACCGCTGTACTGACTGTGACTACACTACCAACAAGAAGATAAGTTTACACAACCACCTGGAGAGCCACAAGCTGACCAGCAAGGCAGAGAAGGCCATTGAATGCGATGAGTGTGGGAAGCATTTCTCTCATGCTGGGGCTTTATTTACTCACAAAATGGTGCATAAGGAAAAAGGAGCCAACAAAATGCACAAGTGTAAATTCTGTGAATATGAGACAGCTGAACAAGGGTTATTGAATCGCCACCTTTTGGCAGTCCACAGCAAGAACTTTCCTCATATTTGTGTGGAGTGCGGTAAAGGTTTTCGTCACCCGTCAGAGCTCAAAAAGCACATGCGAATCCATACCGGGGAGAAACCATACCAATGCCAGTACTGCGAATATAGGTCTGCAGACTCTTCTAACTTGAAAACACACGTTAAAACTAAGCATAGTAAAGAGATGCCATTCAAGTGTGACATTTGTCTTCTGACTTTCTCAGATACCAAAGAGGTGCAGCAACATGCTCTTATCCACCAAGAAAGCAAAACACACCAGTGTTTGCATTGTGACCACAAGAGTTCGAACTCAAGTGATTTGAAACGACACATAATTTCAGTTCACACAAAGGACTACCCCCATAAGTGTGACATGTGTGATAAAGGCTTTCATAGGCCTTCAGAACTCAAGAAACACGTGGCTGCCCACAAGGGTAAAAAAATGCACCAGTGTAGACATTGTGACTTTAAGATTGCAGATCCATTTGTTCTAAGTCGCCATATTCTCTCGGTTCACACCAAGGATCTTCCATTTAGGTGTAAGAGATGTAGAAAGGGATTTAGGCAACAGAATGAGCTTAAAAAGCATATGAAGACACATAGTGGCAGGAAAGTGTATCAGTGTGAGTACTGTGAGTATAGCACTACAGACGCCTCAGGCTTTAAGCGGCACGTTATTTCCATTCATACAAAAGACTATCCTCACCGGTGTGAGTACTGCAAGAAAGGGTTCCGACGACCTTCAGAAAAGAACCAGCACATAATGCGACATCATAAAGAAGTTGGCCTGCCCTAA